In Lolium rigidum isolate FL_2022 chromosome 3, APGP_CSIRO_Lrig_0.1, whole genome shotgun sequence, the genomic window ACGGGTACGGCACGCGCAAGGACGGTGTCGCCGACGGCGGCGCTCCGGAAGTGGCTGATGCTGAGCTGCATGCCGGCGACGCGGTTGTAGCCCGAGGCCATGTGCGCCCCCATGCTGGCCAGCCCCTCGGCTATCAGCGCCGACACGCCGCCGTGCAGCACCTTGAACGGCTGGCACACACAAACATAATCACAAACACGTACGGAGCGTCGAGAAAGCAGCAAGAAAGACCGGCCGGGTTAGGTAGTTACGAGAGGGAAACCTGGACGCAGATGGGCGTGACGACGAGGCGGCCGGTCATCCGCGACGGCGAGACCTCTTCGATCTCGAATCCGAGGGCGTGGAGCGGCGCGTCCAGCTCCGCCGTCTTGGAGTTAGAGCTCGACGAGGCCATGGCGTCGCCCATGGCGCCGCGCGGCCGGTAGGTGTTAGTTGCCTGGCTGCGGTGCGGTGTGGTGCGGGGAAGGTGCGCGTGCCGTGTCTGTCTGTGGAAATCAACTGGGAATGAATCGAACGGGGAATGAATACGTGGTGGCTGCAGGACTGCAAGATATATATATTCTAGAATGGGGATGACATCAACTGGAGGGAGAAAATTGCACAAGACCATCGTAACAATCGCTGTTATAGCAGACTAGTAAGCCTCCACATGCAAAACTTAGTCTTTCAAAAAGAACACGTGTATTCTAAATTCTAAAGTTCTGTTTGGCCATAGAATTTATTTTCCGTTCTTTAATACAAGGTCACTTTATCTTTTTAGGCAAACTTTGATTAACGATAGGATCAACCAAATATGAGTTACATGTTATTTGAAATTATGTCATCGGATGCACAATTCAATTAATTTTTCAATGGtttaaatttttgaatgaaatacagtataacttatattttgttgactaaattacTAGACAAAGTTTGACACGAAAAACGATGTGACCTTATATCCATGAGGGGATGGAGTATATCACAATCCACTAAAATAGTTATTATGGATTAACAGTATAACCACGAGTGTTCAATGTGCAATTCCCATACTCCATACCGGCTTCAAATCGACAAAGCACAATAATATATCTCTATTGTCCCGAAGTATTATACCCTCCGTTCTATGAAACATAtcaaaagtttatctaaattcgagcatatctagacactatttagtgccTAGATTCATATAAATTTGGATAAACTTCTGACATGTTATCATGAGACTGAAGGAGTATTTCAATTACAATTTGAAGCAACACTTAAAAACAACTATTAGCGAACACTATCTATTTTTATTCTTTGATATGTATCCAACTCTTTATACAGCAAGCATATGAAATATTGACAATACACATTAAACAAATCATATACCACGTCTGTTTCATTGAATAAGGTGCACACATATTTTAGATGAACTTTAAcgaaaaaattgagcaacaaaatcttaattcTATTTTACGTTGTTAGTATCGTTGAATTGGTAtccaaaagcactttctaataatgctaattttataccaacaacctttatatattaaaagtatttTTTGGTCAAAGAAATAATTTAAAATAAGGGTGCCTTATCCATTGGAATGGAGAATTAAGGTTGTAATATAGTGAGATGCTTCATATACCGGTATGCGTTGGTCGACTGACACCAGAAAACCAATTATAAGATATATTGATagttttaaattgaagttataagAAAAATGATATTGGTTCTCTAAAAAATTAAGAAAACCCAACCTGATTTGGTAACACCCGTCGGGCACATACATAACACACCCACTCCCCACTCaggccacttcttttgggcttctgcttATAGAGAAGCCGACTTATGGATTCTAGTGGGGAGAAACTCTGGTGGGGAGAAGCTTTGAGAAACTGTCTTGGACACTTCTTTTCGGCTTATGAAAATTGAGCTTATCTTTTGTGTTGTGTTGTGTAAAGACCGTAAAGCCCCTAAAATTCAATTCTGCCTTTGTCGTTAGGTAATATTGTATTTTTTCTTATTTTACACATAAATAAGATCAAACATGAGAACCAGGTCATTCTTGTGATGTCATTCTATGTAAAATGGTCATAACAGAACAAATTTTCTATGCTTACACCataatttgaaaaataaaattatcAAACAACACATGTGCAAGTTTGTAAATTGCATTGGACAGGATCAAATTGTATCCACATAAACACAGTGAGGCACCGGCCCAAAATTTGCACTCCACACAAAATCGAAGTCGAAATAGAGGTGGTCGAGTTGTATTGGAGTGCAAGATGTAGACGTAGTCCTAGATTGATGGCGGGAAAGATGTTGACCTGCAGCGGGCAAGATATCGACATGCAGCGGGCAAGATGTTCACCGGCGGTGGCAAATGGGCCGAGATCCTCGACAGCGGCAACGATCTGTGTTGCGGGTGTAGCGGCGGTCGCGGGCGGGGGCGGTAGCGGGAGAGGCTGTGAGCAGCGGCGGTTGCAGCAATGAGCGGGAGAGTCCGTGCACGGCGGCGGTGATGGGAGGGAGAGgctgcgagcggcggcggtgacgacCCCTAGATATGCGACATGTCTTTCAGATGGGGGAGAGGATGATCAATACGGGAGGTGTGCCCTGTGCGGTGAGTTCCCTTTTCTATTTCCGCGGCTTGCCATTCTCTCAGGTGGAGTAGCATTATGCCGTAAAATGTACCAAACTGGAGGGACATGTTGACATGCCGCTTCGGTTCCCTCAGCCAGAAGTTCGGGAAACTGCCCTGAGCTAGTTTTTGGAATTGCACTACGAGTTGGCTTCTCGGTGGAAATAAGCCTGAGTTAAGCTAGAGAGTTCTTTTGGGCTTCAGCCGAAGTGGCCCTTGGCTTCCTCCCACTCACACATCCGGTTGTGTGCGCGCCTCCGCACTCTCCACTTCCTTCTTGGCGCTGGCGCAAGGAACGCCCTCTCCCCTGCGATGCATTGCTGAGGGAAGGAACTCCAGCTACCATACTTTTACTCACTACTGGAAAAAGGCCTAGCGATAATatcactagcagtggcgcaccacacctATACATGGTGCGTCATAGCTATCACAAATACCAGTGGCGCACCTGGTGAATAGTGCACCACTATTATGTTTGACCCATCCCCTGGACATACCACTGCTATTTGAGGTAGCACCGGAGCACctatacatggtgcgccattggttTCCCTAGGGGGTGGCTGGGATGTTTGGACCACTTAGCACTGGCGCACCTAAGTGGTGCCCAACATTCCCACCACCCCCACCCCTCCCTAGTGGATCgacttttcagttttcgaaaaaataaaagaaaatgttaTAAAGTGAAAgaaaaaatccttcgagatgaccGTTCGTTATGTCATTTAGTTTTAATTAATATCAACAagcatgaattttgattttttttgcaaaatcaaGCCATGTATCGGTAAAAtggcttttctggttgcatacgaccttcgGTGAAAATGTTTTTttgtatgaaaatgtatctacagaAAATTTACATCCCAAAAATCAAAAAAGGAAACATGAGTTCTTT contains:
- the LOC124700131 gene encoding 1,4-dihydroxy-2-naphthoyl-CoA thioesterase 1; the encoded protein is MGDAMASSSSNSKTAELDAPLHALGFEIEEVSPSRMTGRLVVTPICVQPFKVLHGGVSALIAEGLASMGAHMASGYNRVAGMQLSISHFRSAAVGDTVLARAVPVHIGRSTQVWEVKLWKMDTSKQGEEFQIAEARVTLLCNLPVPDELKTVGESLRKYSRL